One window from the genome of Microbulbifer sp. ALW1 encodes:
- the nagK gene encoding N-acetylglucosamine kinase translates to MVALRDSREILYVGIDGGGSKCRASIFDANNRLLGTGVSGPANPLHGYAQTIDSIVRSAALAVADAGLPAETMGDLVAGVGLAGVNMPRLYNEMNAWAHPFRQMFLTTDQHSACLGAHRGGDGAVIIAGTGSVGYSWVNGRSEIVGGHGFPHGDKGSGAWLGMEAVKYLLMAMEGLAGGSQLKQELQKALGTDDPYDVIEMMAGKPSSQYAKLAVPVVECAEADDPVAVAIMRDGAAYISDLADKLMESKPPRLAMIGGLAPRLKPWLKPHVAERVSDPLDPPELGCVYFAQHSLAALGDSESKSAEEADAKALFG, encoded by the coding sequence ATGGTTGCTTTGAGAGACAGCAGGGAAATTCTTTATGTTGGCATCGATGGCGGTGGCAGTAAGTGCCGCGCGTCCATTTTTGATGCGAACAATCGCCTGCTGGGTACCGGTGTCTCCGGGCCCGCAAACCCCCTTCATGGTTATGCCCAGACGATTGACTCCATTGTGCGCTCTGCTGCATTGGCGGTAGCGGATGCTGGCCTGCCGGCGGAGACCATGGGTGATCTGGTTGCAGGCGTCGGCCTGGCGGGGGTCAACATGCCCCGGCTTTACAATGAAATGAACGCCTGGGCGCATCCGTTCCGGCAAATGTTCCTCACCACCGATCAACACTCCGCTTGTCTGGGCGCCCATCGCGGCGGCGACGGCGCGGTGATCATCGCCGGTACTGGCTCCGTGGGTTACTCCTGGGTCAATGGCCGCAGCGAGATTGTTGGTGGTCACGGCTTCCCCCACGGCGATAAAGGCAGTGGTGCCTGGCTGGGGATGGAAGCGGTCAAATACCTGCTGATGGCCATGGAAGGTCTGGCTGGCGGTTCCCAGCTCAAGCAGGAACTGCAGAAAGCACTGGGCACTGACGATCCCTACGATGTGATCGAAATGATGGCGGGCAAGCCCTCCAGCCAATACGCCAAACTGGCGGTACCAGTGGTGGAGTGCGCTGAGGCAGACGATCCGGTCGCGGTTGCGATCATGCGCGATGGTGCCGCTTACATCAGTGATCTTGCCGACAAGTTGATGGAAAGCAAGCCGCCAAGGCTGGCCATGATCGGCGGTCTGGCGCCGCGCCTGAAGCCCTGGCTCAAGCCGCACGTGGCCGAACGGGTTTCCGACCCGCTGGATCCGCCGGAGCTGGGCTGTGTTTACTTCGCGCAGCACTCCCTGGCAGCACTGGGTGACAGTGAATCCAAGTCGGCAGAAGAGGCCGATGCCAAGGCGCTCTTTGGATAA
- a CDS encoding sugar MFS transporter, with protein sequence MNTAVISQSETRSSVLPMTIIGLLFFIFGFVTWLNGALIPFLQTICELSAFQAMLVASAFYIAYTVMALPMAAIIERTGYKTGMALGLALVAVGALIFIPAAYSRMFGIFLLAQFVVGSGLTILQTASNPYVVKIGSPDTAAVRICIMGLLNKGAGIVAPLVFAALVLSGISGISEAELSALTASAKDAKLDELAGQMVTPYIGMAILGFVLAVAMMFAPLPNIEDEVIEGQEDAAITLMGLKKFPQLILGSIALFFYVGVEVIAGDAIGLLGKQAGLDTAVASVLTSYTMVFMVLGYIYGTIAIPRFISQQTALLISAVLGMVFTVAVMTGSLESTAMSAATLAHFGLPEIPNAVYFVALLGFANAMCWPAIWPLALEGLGKFTSKGAALLIMGISGGAVLPPLYGHFADTGDGQAAYILAIPAYLFILFYALKGHKMRSWK encoded by the coding sequence ATGAATACCGCAGTTATTAGCCAAAGCGAAACGCGCAGCAGCGTTTTGCCGATGACCATCATCGGCCTGCTGTTTTTTATCTTTGGTTTTGTGACCTGGTTGAACGGGGCATTGATTCCGTTCCTGCAAACGATTTGTGAGCTGAGCGCCTTCCAGGCCATGCTCGTTGCTTCCGCCTTTTATATCGCATACACGGTAATGGCGCTGCCCATGGCCGCGATTATTGAACGCACCGGCTACAAAACCGGTATGGCGCTGGGACTGGCGCTGGTGGCAGTGGGTGCCTTGATTTTTATTCCCGCCGCTTACAGTCGTATGTTCGGTATTTTCCTGCTGGCGCAGTTTGTGGTGGGTTCCGGTTTGACCATCCTGCAGACCGCATCCAACCCCTATGTGGTGAAAATCGGCTCCCCCGATACCGCTGCGGTGCGCATCTGCATCATGGGGCTGTTGAACAAGGGGGCCGGCATTGTTGCGCCGCTGGTGTTTGCCGCACTGGTGCTGTCCGGTATCAGCGGAATTTCTGAAGCGGAACTGTCTGCTCTGACTGCTTCAGCGAAAGACGCCAAGCTGGACGAGCTGGCCGGTCAGATGGTCACCCCCTATATCGGTATGGCGATTCTCGGTTTTGTACTGGCGGTAGCCATGATGTTTGCACCACTGCCGAATATCGAAGACGAGGTGATCGAAGGGCAGGAAGATGCGGCGATCACCCTGATGGGACTGAAAAAATTCCCGCAACTGATCCTGGGCTCCATCGCACTGTTCTTCTATGTGGGTGTGGAAGTGATTGCCGGTGATGCCATTGGTCTGCTGGGCAAGCAGGCGGGGCTGGATACCGCGGTTGCCTCGGTACTGACCTCTTACACCATGGTCTTCATGGTACTGGGTTATATCTACGGCACCATCGCCATTCCGCGCTTTATCAGTCAGCAGACGGCGCTGTTGATCTCTGCGGTGCTGGGTATGGTGTTCACGGTGGCGGTAATGACCGGCTCTCTGGAAAGCACGGCCATGTCTGCAGCCACCCTGGCGCACTTTGGTCTGCCTGAAATTCCGAACGCCGTTTACTTTGTGGCTCTGCTGGGCTTCGCCAACGCCATGTGCTGGCCGGCAATCTGGCCGCTGGCTCTGGAAGGCCTGGGCAAGTTCACCTCCAAGGGTGCGGCGCTGTTGATCATGGGTATTTCCGGTGGTGCGGTACTGCCGCCGCTGTACGGCCACTTCGCAGACACCGGTGACGGCCAGGCCGCCTATATCCTTGCGATCCCGGCTTACCTGTTCATCCTGTTTTACGCTCTGAAAGGGCACAAGATGCGCAGCTGGAAATAA
- a CDS encoding substrate-binding domain-containing protein, with translation MERSPAGKRTFINVIFTAFVLLFAGAATAADKAPRTLFRLTGSNTIGADLAPALVKDYLLSLGATHITQRTQGEKHWIDARLQDEAIVVPIIALGSSTGFKALNEDSADIGMASRKIKTKEVGMLERFGDFAGPQAEHVIGLDALVIAVHRDNPISQLSVAQLGQIYRGEIYNWAQLGGPDLAIRPLHRDMESGTRATFDSEVFGGSRPAAPSAYEVAGNHETRELVMRDRGAIGYLPFADAEGMHKVAIKSGDLAPVVPDRGVIATEDFPLTRRLYLYRNPGRYNPQVDAFIHFVESQRGQQIVAASGFINLTPVALKMAPYANAPENYRQLMESGSRLSISFRFADGSSELDNRALRDLHRLQDFMAQEDNRTLALTLVGFSDRKSNSNISDLISRFRALKVQGALLRDHQLGDSQIMAVGAFAPLTGDREQGPVKNSRVEVWIN, from the coding sequence ATGGAACGCAGCCCTGCAGGCAAGCGCACCTTTATTAATGTCATCTTCACAGCGTTCGTGTTGCTGTTTGCCGGCGCAGCCACTGCCGCCGACAAGGCGCCCAGAACCCTGTTTCGCCTTACAGGATCCAACACCATCGGTGCGGACCTGGCCCCGGCCCTGGTCAAGGACTACCTACTTTCCCTCGGTGCCACCCACATCACCCAGCGTACCCAGGGTGAAAAGCACTGGATTGATGCCCGACTACAAGATGAGGCCATTGTCGTACCTATTATTGCCCTGGGCTCCAGTACCGGCTTCAAAGCGCTGAATGAAGACAGCGCCGATATCGGTATGGCCTCACGCAAAATCAAAACCAAAGAAGTCGGGATGCTGGAGCGCTTTGGGGACTTCGCCGGCCCCCAGGCAGAACACGTGATCGGACTGGATGCACTGGTAATCGCCGTACACCGCGATAACCCGATTTCGCAATTGAGCGTAGCGCAGCTGGGGCAGATCTACCGTGGTGAAATCTACAACTGGGCCCAGCTGGGTGGCCCGGACCTGGCCATTCGGCCGCTGCACCGGGATATGGAGTCTGGCACCCGCGCCACTTTCGACAGCGAAGTATTTGGCGGCAGTCGCCCGGCAGCCCCCTCCGCTTACGAGGTTGCCGGCAACCACGAAACCCGTGAGCTGGTGATGCGCGACCGCGGCGCCATCGGCTACCTGCCATTTGCCGATGCCGAAGGCATGCACAAGGTGGCGATCAAATCCGGCGACCTGGCCCCGGTAGTACCTGACCGCGGCGTTATCGCCACCGAAGACTTTCCGTTGACCCGGCGCCTGTACCTTTATAGAAACCCCGGGCGCTACAACCCGCAGGTGGACGCCTTTATCCACTTCGTCGAGTCCCAGCGCGGCCAGCAGATCGTCGCTGCAAGTGGCTTCATCAACCTGACTCCGGTCGCCCTGAAAATGGCGCCCTACGCCAACGCGCCAGAAAATTACCGCCAACTGATGGAGAGCGGCTCGCGCCTCAGCATCTCGTTCCGCTTTGCCGACGGCAGTAGCGAACTGGATAACCGGGCCCTGCGCGACCTGCATCGGCTGCAGGATTTTATGGCACAAGAGGACAATCGGACCCTGGCCCTCACCCTGGTGGGTTTTTCGGACCGTAAATCCAACAGCAATATTTCGGACCTCATCTCCCGTTTCCGCGCCCTCAAGGTACAGGGCGCGCTCCTGCGCGATCACCAGCTGGGTGACAGCCAGATAATGGCCGTTGGCGCCTTTGCCCCCCTGACCGGCGACCGCGAACAGGGGCCGGTGAAAAACAGCCGGGTGGAAGTCTGGATCAACTGA
- the nagB-II gene encoding glucosamine-6-phosphate deaminase NagB-II, whose product MSAVTSGEANKVDASMAMTVMETEAREAPSRIAEQLKNNAPIMEALGERLRAKPPRFVMIVGRGSSDHAGVFAKYLIEIETGTPTFAAAPSVSSVYGKKLKLEDALVIVISQSGRSPDILAQAQMAKDAGAYTVALVNDETAPIKDIVDQVVPLKAGPELAVAATKSYLCTLSAVLQLVANWTQDEELKAGVEMLPQTLTDAIESDVQLRPEDLAAVKNLVVLGRGPGYGITRELALKLKEVCSVHAESFSSAEFLHGPVTLVEQKLTVVNVPIEDESYKAHSEQIADIIRRGGTLINLHVPSKGVHPRVAPLPLLQRFYIDVAHVAVSRGINPDEPAGLKKVTQTV is encoded by the coding sequence ATGAGCGCAGTGACCTCTGGTGAGGCCAACAAGGTGGATGCATCTATGGCAATGACAGTAATGGAAACCGAGGCCCGTGAGGCCCCGAGTCGGATTGCCGAGCAGCTGAAGAACAACGCACCGATCATGGAAGCGTTGGGCGAGCGCCTGCGCGCCAAGCCGCCGCGTTTTGTGATGATCGTGGGCCGTGGTTCTTCCGACCACGCCGGCGTATTTGCCAAGTACCTGATTGAAATTGAGACCGGCACTCCGACCTTTGCGGCCGCACCGTCTGTCTCCAGTGTTTACGGCAAAAAACTGAAGCTTGAAGACGCACTGGTCATCGTGATTTCCCAGTCCGGCCGCAGCCCGGACATCCTCGCCCAGGCGCAAATGGCCAAAGACGCCGGTGCCTACACCGTGGCCTTGGTCAACGACGAAACCGCGCCGATCAAAGATATTGTCGATCAGGTTGTGCCGCTGAAGGCAGGCCCTGAGCTGGCCGTTGCTGCGACCAAGAGCTACCTGTGCACCCTGTCTGCGGTGCTGCAACTGGTGGCCAACTGGACCCAGGACGAAGAATTGAAAGCCGGCGTTGAAATGCTGCCGCAAACCCTGACCGACGCCATTGAATCCGACGTGCAGCTGCGCCCGGAAGACCTGGCTGCCGTGAAGAACCTGGTGGTTCTCGGCCGCGGTCCCGGCTACGGTATTACCCGTGAGCTGGCGCTGAAACTGAAGGAAGTGTGCAGCGTGCACGCGGAGTCTTTCTCCAGTGCGGAGTTCTTGCACGGTCCTGTGACTCTGGTGGAGCAAAAGCTCACCGTGGTGAACGTGCCCATCGAGGACGAATCCTACAAGGCGCACAGTGAGCAGATCGCCGACATCATCCGTCGCGGTGGCACCCTGATCAATCTGCATGTGCCGAGCAAGGGTGTACACCCGCGCGTTGCGCCGCTGCCCCTGCTGCAGCGCTTCTACATCGACGTTGCCCATGTGGCGGTAAGCCGGGGTATCAACCCGGACGAACCGGCGGGTCTGAAAAAAGTTACCCAGACCGTTTGA
- the nagA gene encoding N-acetylglucosamine-6-phosphate deacetylase — protein MVQAFIAEELFDGEQLRKDVALTVDGGKVVSLGGTPAADAVRLQGLLAPGLIDVQVNGGGGALFNNDTSVNALGKMSAAHAQFGTTGFMPTLITDQVDVMQKAADAVSAAIKEGVPGVLGVHFEGPHLSAPKKGTHEECFIRPLSDEELAIYARDDLGLKMVTLAPENVSPEDIAKLVSLGVKVCLGHSNADGKTAAAAVAAGASGFTHLYNAMSPLHSRDPGMVGTALISDDCWCGLIADGHHVSAEAMTLALKAKPRGKIMLVTDAMSLVGSDEQSFPLFNRIVTRDGDKLTSSTGELAGSHLDMIGAVRNIRDWCGVELTEALRMAGLYPAEYLGFAGGRIAEGAAADMILINDDLQVQKTWIGGQEVFSAG, from the coding sequence GTGGTACAGGCATTTATCGCAGAAGAGTTATTCGACGGTGAGCAGCTGCGCAAGGATGTAGCGCTGACCGTTGATGGCGGCAAGGTGGTTTCCCTCGGTGGAACCCCAGCGGCCGACGCTGTGCGATTGCAGGGATTGCTGGCGCCGGGCCTGATTGATGTGCAGGTCAACGGTGGCGGTGGTGCGCTGTTCAATAACGACACCAGCGTCAATGCCCTTGGGAAAATGTCTGCGGCCCACGCCCAGTTCGGGACTACCGGCTTTATGCCCACCCTGATTACCGATCAGGTGGACGTAATGCAAAAAGCCGCGGATGCGGTCAGTGCGGCGATTAAGGAAGGTGTACCCGGTGTCCTCGGCGTGCACTTTGAAGGCCCGCACTTGAGTGCGCCGAAAAAAGGCACCCACGAAGAATGTTTTATTCGCCCGCTCAGCGATGAAGAGCTGGCGATTTATGCCCGGGATGACCTCGGCCTGAAGATGGTCACCCTGGCGCCGGAAAACGTCTCCCCGGAAGACATCGCCAAGCTGGTGTCTCTCGGTGTGAAAGTCTGCCTCGGTCATTCCAATGCCGACGGCAAAACGGCAGCCGCGGCGGTAGCCGCAGGCGCAAGCGGATTTACCCATTTGTATAACGCCATGTCGCCACTGCATTCCCGCGACCCCGGCATGGTGGGTACCGCATTGATCAGCGACGACTGTTGGTGCGGATTGATTGCGGATGGCCACCACGTGAGCGCCGAAGCCATGACTCTGGCGCTGAAGGCCAAGCCTCGCGGCAAGATCATGCTGGTGACCGACGCCATGTCACTGGTGGGCAGCGACGAGCAGAGCTTCCCGCTGTTTAACCGCATCGTCACCCGCGACGGCGACAAGCTGACCTCCAGCACCGGAGAGCTGGCCGGTTCGCACCTGGATATGATCGGCGCGGTACGCAATATCCGCGACTGGTGTGGCGTTGAGTTGACCGAAGCCCTGCGTATGGCCGGACTGTATCCGGCGGAGTACCTGGGTTTTGCCGGTGGCCGTATCGCCGAAGGTGCTGCCGCCGATATGATTTTGATTAACGACGACCTTCAGGTGCAAAAGACCTGGATCGGCGGACAGGAAGTCTTCTCCGCAGGCTAA
- a CDS encoding DUF6279 family lipoprotein, translating to MMTTYQPPISPVTRRCVSVLLALALVLLAGCSSIRLVYGHLDWWMDRNLNKYLDLDGPQKALLQQRVDEFHRWHRQTQLPRYADYFEKLAKEVDDPDHSPQRLRQIEEEVDTFWQSSVVMLSDLMLPILVQLDNAQIDQLAENIQEEREDSLKKWEKSKRKREKEFRKQAERWLGDLTDEQDAMIDRQLASTTFDPKRRDAQRQQWSEAFLATLRSKPEGYLQQLREMLINPQSLWSPEYRKMQDQLRAQGRQLASEILGSATPEQRQHLKSSLLEYAADFRHLAAQAH from the coding sequence ATGATGACCACATACCAGCCTCCGATATCCCCGGTTACCCGCCGATGTGTCAGCGTATTGTTGGCACTGGCGCTGGTATTGCTGGCTGGCTGCTCCAGCATCCGCCTGGTCTACGGCCACCTGGACTGGTGGATGGATCGCAACCTCAACAAGTACCTGGATCTGGATGGCCCGCAGAAAGCACTGCTGCAACAGCGCGTGGACGAGTTCCACCGCTGGCATCGCCAGACCCAACTGCCCCGCTACGCCGACTACTTTGAAAAGCTCGCCAAAGAAGTCGATGACCCCGACCACAGTCCCCAGCGCCTCCGCCAGATAGAAGAGGAGGTCGACACCTTCTGGCAAAGCTCGGTCGTGATGCTGAGCGACCTGATGCTGCCGATCCTGGTGCAACTGGACAACGCCCAGATAGACCAGCTCGCAGAAAACATACAGGAAGAGCGGGAGGACTCCCTGAAGAAGTGGGAAAAATCCAAGCGCAAGCGCGAAAAGGAATTCCGCAAACAGGCGGAGCGCTGGTTGGGCGACCTGACTGATGAACAGGACGCCATGATCGACCGCCAGCTTGCCTCCACTACCTTCGATCCCAAACGGCGTGATGCCCAGCGCCAGCAATGGTCAGAAGCCTTTCTCGCTACCCTGCGCAGCAAACCCGAAGGCTACCTGCAGCAACTGCGGGAAATGCTGATCAACCCGCAATCACTCTGGTCCCCGGAATACCGGAAAATGCAGGATCAGCTGCGCGCCCAGGGGCGACAGCTTGCCAGTGAGATTCTCGGCAGCGCGACACCGGAGCAACGCCAGCACCTAAAAAGCAGCCTGCTGGAATACGCCGCCGACTTTCGACATTTGGCCGCGCAAGCGCACTGA
- a CDS encoding LacI family DNA-binding transcriptional regulator — protein sequence MKSTINDVAAKAGVSIKTVSRVINNEPSVRPATRKKVMDAVEELHYQPNLAARNLAGTRSYTIAFIYDNPNAYYVIDMQNGILEACKARGYELLIHPSNAKSPSVNDELRALVEHSKVAGVVLTPPFSETQSVIDEVKKLGLDYVRIVSSGAAEGDEDNCIQVDDAAAAYDITKHLIEHGHKRIGFLCGGEEHVSTHGRMDGYKDALQQAGISIDPELIIPGEYSFDSGVEGAKLLLGKENPPTAIFASNDEMAAGALFAARLMHIEIPEQLSIVGFEDSPFSRQTWPKLTTAHQPNSEIAKCAAALVLNKARSKSASETAAANKDAGITKKFVPELLVRDSTGNSPS from the coding sequence ATGAAAAGCACCATCAATGATGTGGCCGCAAAGGCCGGGGTGTCGATCAAGACCGTTTCCCGGGTGATCAACAACGAGCCCTCCGTGCGTCCCGCGACCCGCAAAAAAGTCATGGATGCGGTGGAAGAACTCCACTATCAGCCCAACCTGGCGGCGCGCAATTTGGCCGGAACCCGCAGTTACACCATTGCCTTTATTTACGACAACCCGAACGCCTACTACGTGATCGACATGCAGAACGGTATTCTGGAAGCCTGTAAGGCCCGGGGATACGAACTGCTGATTCACCCCAGCAACGCCAAGTCCCCCAGCGTGAACGATGAACTGCGGGCACTGGTAGAGCACTCCAAAGTGGCCGGCGTGGTTCTGACCCCACCCTTCTCTGAAACCCAGTCGGTAATTGATGAGGTCAAAAAGCTCGGGCTCGATTATGTGCGCATCGTATCCAGCGGCGCTGCCGAAGGCGACGAAGACAACTGCATCCAGGTGGACGACGCCGCAGCGGCCTACGACATCACCAAACACCTGATTGAACACGGCCACAAGCGTATCGGCTTTCTCTGCGGGGGTGAGGAGCACGTTTCCACCCACGGCCGTATGGATGGTTACAAGGATGCACTGCAACAGGCGGGTATCAGCATTGATCCGGAGCTGATCATCCCCGGTGAATACTCTTTCGATTCCGGCGTCGAGGGTGCCAAGCTATTACTGGGTAAGGAAAATCCCCCCACCGCGATCTTCGCCAGCAACGACGAAATGGCGGCGGGCGCTCTCTTCGCAGCGCGCCTGATGCATATCGAAATTCCCGAGCAACTGTCCATCGTCGGCTTTGAGGACAGCCCCTTCTCCCGCCAAACCTGGCCAAAGCTTACCACCGCCCACCAGCCCAACAGCGAAATCGCCAAGTGCGCCGCGGCCCTGGTACTGAACAAAGCCCGCAGCAAAAGCGCCTCCGAAACCGCCGCCGCCAACAAAGACGCCGGCATCACCAAAAAATTCGTCCCCGAACTCCTGGTACGCGACTCCACCGGCAACTCCCCTAGCTAA